One genomic region from Leptolyngbyaceae cyanobacterium JSC-12 encodes:
- a CDS encoding putative restriction endonuclease (IMG reference gene:2510095480), protein MKKDLNYYIKQFTQLRIDRAHGQAPYQPLLLLSLIDLIEQGTITANNFPITPELISTFIKYRDRLSSTLHQANPAQPFYHMSRPSQAFWHLVPIPGHEQVLLSGGKLNTLKKLRDNVLYGYFDDELFQILLNPQERRSLINELINKWFPDKFAQIQQLLQINSFQEFRYSLHEKGGAVYTVEELKKEDEVETFRRDATFRKEVLSLYDQRCAFCRLRVISQDSENIVDGAHILPFSTFRDDRFDNGLSLCKNHHWAFDHGWFGISDDYKIILPENRIHEEPPIDTKPMIAFHGETLFLPNQQEFHPRSEAIQWHRERWNIA, encoded by the coding sequence ATGAAAAAAGACCTGAACTATTACATCAAACAGTTTACGCAACTTCGGATCGATAGAGCGCATGGACAAGCTCCCTATCAACCGCTTTTGCTGTTGTCCTTGATAGATCTGATTGAACAGGGAACAATCACGGCGAACAATTTTCCGATTACACCAGAACTCATTTCTACGTTTATCAAATATCGCGATCGCTTGAGTTCTACCTTACATCAGGCGAATCCAGCACAGCCTTTCTACCACATGAGCCGACCCAGCCAAGCATTTTGGCACTTAGTTCCAATACCCGGACATGAACAGGTTCTTCTTTCTGGTGGAAAACTGAATACCCTCAAGAAGCTGAGAGACAATGTTTTGTATGGCTATTTTGATGATGAGTTATTCCAGATTCTTCTAAACCCTCAAGAAAGAAGGAGTCTGATTAATGAACTCATTAACAAATGGTTTCCTGATAAATTCGCACAAATACAGCAACTCTTACAGATTAATTCTTTTCAAGAATTTCGTTACTCTTTGCATGAGAAAGGTGGAGCAGTCTACACCGTTGAGGAACTGAAAAAAGAAGATGAAGTAGAAACCTTTAGAAGAGATGCGACATTTCGCAAAGAAGTTCTCTCGCTCTATGATCAACGCTGTGCCTTCTGTCGCTTAAGAGTTATTAGTCAGGATAGTGAGAACATTGTCGATGGAGCGCATATTCTACCATTCTCTACATTTCGTGATGATCGATTTGATAACGGTTTATCACTCTGTAAAAATCATCATTGGGCGTTTGATCATGGTTGGTTTGGCATTAGTGATGACTATAAAATTATTCTGCCTGAGAATCGTATCCATGAAGAGCCACCGATTGATACTAAACCCATGATTGCATTTCATGGAGAAACACTGTTTCTACCAAATCAGCAAGAGTTTCATCCCCGATCTGAAGCAATTCAATGGCATCGTGAACGCTGGAACATTGCTTGA
- a CDS encoding hypothetical protein (IMG reference gene:2510095481), translating into MTPMELRRQGLAALRKELGYVDMVRFLHQFDGGNGDYTKERHQWQDELTVADLVMQIKERRNQV; encoded by the coding sequence ATGACCCCAATGGAGCTTAGACGACAAGGTTTGGCAGCGTTGCGTAAGGAACTGGGCTACGTTGACATGGTGCGCTTTCTGCACCAGTTTGATGGAGGAAATGGTGACTACACAAAAGAGCGACACCAATGGCAAGATGAGCTAACAGTAGCAGACTTGGTAATGCAGATTAAGGAACGTCGCAATCAAGTTTAA
- a CDS encoding DNA sulfur modification protein DndE (IMG reference gene:2510095486~PFAM: Domain of unknown function (DUF1832)~TIGRFAM: DNA sulfur modification protein DndE) — MLEPPLDRVRISQAAKDQLIKLKRVTKIDQWNILCRWALCRSLAEPTPPSPVAIPADSNVEMTWQVFGGAIADLLTIALKQRCCNDGLPTDRETLAIQFRLHLHRGIGYLAGDSTIKTIDHLIEKAVELTPQV; from the coding sequence ATGCTAGAGCCTCCCCTCGATCGCGTCCGCATTTCCCAAGCCGCTAAGGATCAATTGATCAAACTCAAGCGCGTTACTAAGATTGACCAGTGGAACATTCTCTGTCGCTGGGCTTTGTGCCGCTCCTTAGCAGAACCCACGCCCCCTTCGCCTGTCGCAATTCCAGCCGATAGCAATGTGGAGATGACCTGGCAGGTGTTTGGAGGGGCGATCGCAGATTTACTCACTATTGCACTCAAACAACGCTGTTGCAACGATGGCTTACCAACAGATAGAGAAACCCTCGCGATCCAGTTTCGGTTACACCTGCATCGAGGCATTGGTTATTTAGCAGGCGATTCAACCATTAAGACGATTGATCATCTGATTGAGAAAGCTGTTGAATTAACCCCTCAGGTGTGA
- a CDS encoding hypothetical protein (IMG reference gene:2510095485) produces the protein MSYKDFTLEQINQKFAVAIQSNLDVFSTYKQPVQINPAFASQLEYSTTLALAINTEKARSEMIIAPILIELKRLTGDRISLFSGSEFNVDVAQGLNGFCDFIISLSNQQLYIEAPVAIIVEAKNENIKGGLAQCLATMIAAQLFNQQKGNGLDTLYGAVTTGNQWKFLKLHRDTAAIDSKDYYIDQLSDIMGILLTMVESHASLVA, from the coding sequence ATGTCTTATAAAGATTTCACTCTAGAGCAAATCAATCAAAAGTTTGCGGTTGCAATTCAAAGCAATCTAGATGTTTTCTCAACTTACAAACAGCCCGTTCAAATCAATCCAGCCTTTGCTAGCCAACTGGAATATAGCACAACCTTAGCCCTTGCCATTAATACCGAAAAAGCCCGTTCGGAAATGATCATTGCCCCTATTTTAATTGAGCTAAAACGGCTAACAGGCGATCGCATCAGCCTGTTTTCTGGGAGCGAATTTAATGTTGACGTGGCGCAAGGGCTGAATGGATTTTGTGACTTTATCATTAGCCTTTCCAACCAGCAGCTTTACATTGAAGCCCCCGTTGCTATTATCGTTGAAGCCAAAAACGAAAACATTAAAGGTGGGTTAGCCCAATGTTTGGCAACCATGATTGCAGCACAACTGTTTAATCAACAAAAAGGGAATGGGCTTGATACGCTCTATGGTGCAGTGACCACAGGCAATCAATGGAAGTTTCTCAAACTCCATAGAGATACGGCAGCGATCGACAGCAAAGATTACTACATCGATCAGCTCTCCGACATCATGGGCATCTTGCTGACCATGGTAGAAAGCCATGCTTCGCTAGTAGCTTAG
- a CDS encoding hypothetical protein (IMG reference gene:2510095482) — protein MLRIYLDVCCLNRPFDDQSQARIRVETEAVLAILERCETGEWELTISEVVEIEVAQIADPDRRQRIEEAMLMARSRLIVDDMAAQRGEELQNLGFQGFDALHLACVEIGQVDVFLSTDDRLLRRAARYRNSLTVSVDNPAVWLIAILQTGDFDNDPNGA, from the coding sequence ATGCTGCGTATCTATCTCGATGTTTGTTGTTTGAATCGTCCCTTTGATGACCAGAGCCAAGCTCGTATTCGGGTAGAAACTGAGGCTGTTTTAGCTATTTTGGAGCGGTGCGAGACGGGTGAATGGGAACTGACTATTAGCGAGGTGGTTGAAATCGAAGTCGCTCAAATTGCAGATCCGGATCGGCGGCAAAGAATTGAGGAGGCGATGCTAATGGCACGATCGCGTTTAATAGTCGATGACATGGCAGCACAGCGCGGTGAGGAGCTACAGAATTTGGGGTTTCAAGGATTTGATGCACTCCATCTCGCCTGTGTTGAAATTGGTCAAGTAGATGTTTTTTTATCAACAGATGATCGATTATTGAGAAGGGCGGCTCGATACCGTAACTCACTTACTGTATCTGTCGATAACCCTGCTGTATGGCTGATTGCAATACTTCAAACAGGAGACTTTGATAATGACCCCAATGGAGCTTAG